One Kribbella sp. NBC_00662 genomic region harbors:
- a CDS encoding Lrp/AsnC family transcriptional regulator, with the protein MVQAYILIQTEVGRAADVAAQIAEVQGVTLAEDVTGPYDVIVRAEARNVDELGKLVVARVQNVPGITRTLTCPVVHI; encoded by the coding sequence GTGGTCCAGGCCTACATCCTGATCCAGACCGAGGTCGGCCGCGCGGCCGACGTCGCCGCGCAGATCGCCGAGGTCCAGGGCGTCACCCTGGCCGAGGACGTCACCGGTCCGTACGACGTGATCGTCCGCGCGGAAGCCCGCAACGTCGACGAACTGGGCAAGCTGGTGGTTGCCCGGGTCCAGAACGTTCCCGGCATCACGCGTACGCTGACCTGTCCCGTCGTCCACATCTGA
- a CDS encoding DUF3515 domain-containing protein, giving the protein MPKFILAALGVIVLAGCSPGPTPIPVPSPAPEVAAACTQLIQAMPAKVLDQKKRKTSPESSLTTAYGDPPIEVTCGVAPPAGMAEAQSQCFQVNGVGWFAKQVQNGYIFTTIGRELYLEMAVPSKYSPEANALTDVSDAIHNHDKLVTPCT; this is encoded by the coding sequence ATGCCCAAATTCATCCTCGCCGCGCTCGGCGTGATCGTGCTCGCCGGGTGCAGCCCGGGGCCGACGCCGATCCCGGTGCCCTCCCCCGCGCCCGAGGTCGCCGCCGCCTGCACGCAACTCATCCAGGCGATGCCCGCCAAGGTCCTCGACCAGAAGAAGCGGAAGACCTCGCCGGAGAGCTCGCTGACCACGGCGTACGGCGACCCGCCGATCGAGGTCACCTGCGGCGTCGCGCCCCCGGCAGGCATGGCCGAGGCGCAGTCCCAGTGCTTCCAGGTGAACGGCGTCGGCTGGTTCGCCAAACAGGTCCAGAACGGCTACATCTTCACCACCATCGGCCGCGAGCTCTACCTCGAGATGGCCGTCCCCTCGAAATACTCCCCCGAAGCCAACGCCCTCACCGACGTCTCCGACGCTATCCACAACCACGACAAACTCGTCACGCCCTGTACCTGA
- a CDS encoding YciI family protein — translation MILTYASQQDYDGMAGKDTGKPAWTPEDFAAMGAFMEKFNNDLAESGELVETRALAAPVLTRRFGSKDGQSVVTDGPYAETQEVLAGYWIVECESFDRATEIASRLADTPAPEFLRATAYADIRPIVEGRDEMVE, via the coding sequence ATGATCCTGACGTATGCGTCGCAGCAGGACTATGACGGAATGGCCGGGAAGGACACCGGGAAGCCGGCGTGGACGCCGGAGGACTTCGCGGCGATGGGTGCGTTCATGGAGAAGTTCAACAACGACTTGGCCGAGTCGGGTGAGCTGGTCGAGACGCGGGCGCTGGCGGCGCCGGTGCTGACGCGGCGGTTCGGGTCGAAGGACGGGCAGTCGGTGGTGACGGACGGGCCGTACGCGGAGACCCAGGAGGTGCTCGCGGGGTACTGGATCGTCGAGTGCGAGTCGTTCGATCGGGCGACCGAGATCGCGTCCCGGCTCGCGGATACGCCGGCGCCTGAGTTCCTGCGCGCGACGGCGTATGCCGATATCCGGCCGATCGTCGAGGGCAGGGACGAGATGGTGGAGTGA